From one Enterobacter kobei genomic stretch:
- the anmK gene encoding anhydro-N-acetylmuramic acid kinase, translating to MKSGRYIGVMSGTSLDGVDVVLAAIDDRMVAQQASLTYPIPVPLKQAILNICQGQQLTLSQFGQLDTQLGKLFADAVLALMAQEQVRAEDVVAIGCHGQTVWHEPQGDAPHTLQIGDNNQIVARTGITVVGDFRRRDMALGGQGAPLVPAFHHALLAHPTERRMVLNIGGIANLSLLFPDQPVRGYDTGPGNMLMDAWIWRQKGKPYDKDAQWASAGQVILPLLQNMLSDPYFSAPAPKSTGREYFNYGWLERHLAHFPGVASVDVQATLVELTAMSIAEQVMLSGGAERLLVCGGGGRNPLLMARLAALLPGIEVATTDEAGISGDDMEALAFAWLAWRTVAGLPGNLPSVTGASAASVLGAIFPANPRIPPRERS from the coding sequence ATGAAATCAGGTCGCTACATTGGCGTTATGTCGGGAACCAGCCTGGACGGGGTGGATGTGGTCCTTGCGGCAATCGATGACCGAATGGTGGCGCAGCAGGCGAGCCTGACGTATCCCATCCCCGTACCGCTTAAGCAGGCGATCCTTAATATTTGCCAGGGGCAGCAGCTCACCCTGTCGCAGTTCGGGCAACTGGATACGCAACTGGGCAAACTCTTTGCCGACGCGGTGCTGGCATTAATGGCCCAGGAGCAGGTACGTGCCGAGGACGTGGTGGCGATTGGCTGTCACGGGCAAACCGTCTGGCATGAACCACAGGGCGACGCGCCGCACACGCTGCAAATCGGTGACAACAACCAGATCGTCGCCCGCACCGGTATTACCGTGGTAGGCGATTTTCGCCGCCGTGATATGGCCCTTGGCGGGCAGGGTGCGCCGCTGGTGCCTGCCTTCCATCATGCGCTGCTGGCGCATCCCACCGAGCGGCGCATGGTGCTGAATATCGGCGGCATTGCTAATCTCTCGTTGCTCTTCCCGGACCAGCCGGTGCGCGGTTACGATACCGGGCCGGGCAATATGCTGATGGATGCGTGGATCTGGCGGCAGAAAGGCAAGCCTTATGATAAAGACGCGCAGTGGGCCAGTGCAGGTCAGGTGATCCTGCCCTTGCTGCAAAACATGCTGAGCGATCCCTATTTTTCCGCGCCTGCGCCGAAAAGCACCGGGCGCGAGTATTTCAATTACGGCTGGCTGGAACGTCATCTTGCCCATTTTCCGGGTGTGGCCAGCGTCGATGTGCAGGCTACGCTGGTGGAACTGACGGCGATGAGCATTGCCGAGCAGGTCATGCTGAGTGGCGGCGCGGAGCGACTGCTGGTGTGCGGCGGAGGTGGGCGCAACCCACTGCTGATGGCACGTCTGGCGGCGCTGCTGCCGGGTATCGAAGTCGCCACCACTGACGAGGCGGGGATCAGCGGTGACGATATGGAAGCGCTGGCTTTCGCCTGGCTGGCGTGGCGCACGGTCGCCGGCTTACCGGGCAATCTGCCGTCGGTGACAGGCGCGTCCGCAGCCAGTGTGCTGGGCGCGATTTTCCCCGCC